One genomic region from Phycodurus eques isolate BA_2022a chromosome 16, UOR_Pequ_1.1, whole genome shotgun sequence encodes:
- the si:ch211-157c3.4 gene encoding lipopolysaccharide-induced tumor necrosis factor-alpha factor homolog-like, whose amino-acid sequence MSDVKNPPPYTIPVESQSDVKVYHVHTPFNPIAQDQNPPQNIPIYTSGGGGLSSGFDDGKKKFTSYDTALGYNSGMTTCPSCQQQVMTNVTYKPGTYAWLMVLLFICLGLVLCCCLLPLLFKKFKDAHHTCPRCNRLLHVEKRKCCE is encoded by the exons ATGTCAGATGTTAAAAATCCTCCTCCGTACACCATTCCAG TTGAGAGTCAGAGTGATGTGAAAGTCTACCATGTGCACACTCCGTTCAACCCTATCGCCCAAGACCAGAATCCGCCACAGAATATACCAA TCTACACCAGCGGAGGCGGTGGCTTGAGCTCAGGCTTCGACGATGGCAAAAAGAAGTTCACGAGCTACGACACGGCGCTGGGCTATAATTCTGGCATGACCACGTGCCCTTCCTGCCAGCAGCAGGTCATGACCAACGTCACTTACAAACCAGGGACGTACGCCTGGCTCATGGTTCTACTCTTCATCTGTCTCGG gttggTGCTGTGCTGCTGCCTGCTACCCCTGCTCTTTAAAAAGTTCAAGGACGCCCACCACACGTGCCCCCGCTGCAACAGACTTCTGCATGTGGAGAAGAGAAAATGCTGTGAATGA